A stretch of Bacillus pseudomycoides DNA encodes these proteins:
- the ruvX gene encoding Holliday junction resolvase RuvX, whose translation MRILGLDVGTKTVGVAISDEMGWTAQGLETIKINEEREIFGFDRVSELVKQYNVDKIVVGLPKNMNGTIGPRGEACQQYAESLRELLQLEVILWDERLSTMAAERLLISADVSRKKRKQVIDKMAAVVILQGYLDSK comes from the coding sequence ATGCGGATATTAGGTTTAGATGTTGGTACAAAAACAGTCGGCGTTGCGATTAGCGATGAAATGGGCTGGACAGCACAAGGCTTAGAAACGATTAAAATCAATGAAGAACGAGAAATTTTTGGTTTTGACCGGGTTTCTGAGTTAGTAAAACAGTACAATGTGGACAAGATAGTAGTAGGATTGCCGAAAAACATGAATGGTACGATCGGTCCACGTGGTGAAGCGTGTCAGCAATATGCTGAAAGCTTGCGTGAACTTCTGCAACTAGAAGTTATACTGTGGGACGAGCGTCTGTCAACAATGGCGGCCGAACGTCTTCTCATTTCGGCTGATGTAAGTCGAAAGAAGCGAAAGCAAGTTATCGATAAGATGGCTGCAGTCGTGATTTTACAAGGATATTTAGATAGTAAATAA
- a CDS encoding IreB family regulatory phosphoprotein yields the protein MDGFDKTMKFNFQDEKQSVHVNDVLLTVYDALQEKGYNPINQIVGYLLSGDPAYIPRHKDARSIIRKLERDELIEELVKSYLKQHREE from the coding sequence ATGGACGGTTTTGATAAAACAATGAAGTTTAACTTTCAAGATGAAAAACAGAGTGTCCATGTAAATGATGTACTTTTAACTGTGTATGATGCACTTCAAGAAAAAGGCTATAATCCGATTAATCAAATTGTCGGTTATTTATTAAGCGGAGACCCAGCATACATACCTCGTCATAAGGATGCACGAAGCATTATTCGCAAGCTAGAACGGGATGAATTAATTGAAGAGCTTGTGAAGTCTTATTTGAAACAACATCGTGAGGAGTAG
- the alaS gene encoding alanine--tRNA ligase — protein sequence MKQLTGAQIRQMFLDFFEEKGHAIEPSASLVPHEDPSLLWINSGVATLKKYFDGRVIPQNPRITNAQKSIRTNDIENVGKTARHHTFFEMLGNFSIGDYFKEEAITWAWEFLTSDKWIGFDKELLSVTIHPEDDEAFTIWNEKMGVPKERIIRLEENFWDIGEGPSGPNTEIFYDRGEAYGNDFSDPELYPGGENERYLEVWNLVFSQFNHNPDGSYTPLPKKNIDTGMGLERMTSIVQDVPTNFDTDLFMPMIGATESISGEKYRNGDVEKDMAFKVIADHIRTVTFAVGDGALPSNEGRGYVLRRLLRRAVRYAKKLNINRPFMFELVPVVGEVMKDFYPEVLEKKDFIAKVVKNEEERFHETLHDGEAILAEVIAKAKEEKTTVISGVDAFRLYDTYGFPIELTEEYAEEAGMTVDHTGFEAEMEKQRERARAARQDVDSMQVQGGVLGEIKVASEFVGYGTVATESNVVALVKNGEYTDSLQAGEEGQLMLDVTPFYAESGGQIADRGYLLADGMKVLVKDVQKAPNGQNLHKVVVEEGKLTKEAAVKAIIDTKNRSSVVKNHTATHLLHQALKDVLGTHVNQAGSLVTSERLRFDFSHFGQVQADELEKIERIVNEKIWESIDVEISQKAIEEAKEMGAMALFGEKYGDVVRVVQVGDYSLELCGGCHVDNTASIGIFKIVAESGIGAGTRRIEAVTGKSAYELMNDQVGLLKEAAGKMKTNPKDILTRVDGLFAEVKQLQKENESLAAKLSNIEAGNLTDSVVTVDGVNVLATKVNVADMNNLRTMMDDLKNKLESAVVVLAAVNDDKVNILAGVTKDLISQGYHAGKLVKEVASRCGGGGGGRPDMAQAGGKNPAQVDEALAFVEEYVKSVSK from the coding sequence ATGAAACAATTAACAGGCGCACAAATTCGTCAAATGTTTTTAGACTTTTTTGAGGAAAAAGGACATGCAATTGAACCAAGTGCATCATTAGTTCCGCATGAGGATCCATCTCTTTTATGGATTAACAGTGGTGTAGCAACGTTAAAGAAATACTTTGATGGTCGTGTAATCCCACAAAACCCACGTATTACAAATGCGCAAAAATCAATTCGTACAAATGATATTGAAAATGTTGGGAAAACAGCTCGTCACCATACATTCTTTGAAATGTTAGGAAACTTCTCAATTGGTGACTATTTTAAAGAAGAAGCAATTACATGGGCTTGGGAGTTTTTAACGAGCGACAAATGGATTGGATTCGATAAAGAGTTACTATCTGTTACAATTCATCCAGAAGATGATGAAGCATTTACAATTTGGAATGAGAAAATGGGTGTTCCGAAAGAGCGCATTATTCGTTTAGAAGAAAACTTCTGGGATATTGGTGAAGGCCCAAGTGGACCGAACACAGAAATTTTCTATGATCGTGGTGAAGCTTACGGTAACGACTTTAGTGACCCAGAATTGTATCCAGGTGGAGAAAATGAGCGTTACTTAGAAGTATGGAACCTTGTATTCTCTCAATTTAACCATAATCCAGATGGCTCATATACGCCACTTCCAAAGAAGAACATCGATACAGGGATGGGTCTAGAGCGTATGACATCTATTGTTCAAGATGTACCTACAAACTTTGATACAGACCTATTCATGCCAATGATTGGTGCAACAGAATCAATCTCTGGTGAGAAATATCGTAATGGCGATGTAGAAAAAGATATGGCGTTTAAAGTAATTGCTGACCATATTCGTACAGTAACATTCGCTGTAGGTGATGGTGCTCTTCCTTCTAATGAAGGCCGCGGTTATGTATTACGTCGCTTATTACGCCGAGCTGTACGTTATGCGAAGAAATTAAACATTAACCGTCCATTCATGTTTGAATTAGTACCGGTTGTTGGCGAAGTAATGAAAGATTTCTATCCAGAAGTTCTTGAAAAGAAAGACTTCATTGCAAAAGTTGTGAAAAATGAAGAAGAGCGTTTCCATGAAACACTTCATGATGGAGAAGCAATTTTAGCAGAGGTTATTGCAAAAGCAAAAGAAGAAAAAACAACTGTTATTTCTGGAGTAGATGCGTTCCGTCTATATGACACATATGGTTTCCCAATTGAATTAACAGAAGAATATGCAGAAGAAGCTGGTATGACGGTTGATCATACAGGTTTTGAAGCGGAGATGGAAAAACAACGTGAACGTGCACGTGCTGCTCGTCAAGACGTTGATTCTATGCAAGTTCAAGGTGGCGTACTTGGAGAAATTAAAGTAGCGAGTGAATTCGTTGGTTATGGTACAGTTGCGACAGAAAGTAATGTTGTTGCACTTGTGAAAAATGGCGAGTACACAGATAGCTTACAAGCAGGTGAAGAAGGACAATTAATGCTTGATGTAACACCATTCTATGCTGAGAGCGGTGGACAAATCGCAGACCGCGGTTACCTTCTTGCTGACGGTATGAAAGTTCTTGTAAAAGACGTACAAAAAGCACCAAATGGTCAAAACTTACACAAAGTGGTTGTAGAGGAAGGAAAGTTAACAAAAGAAGCAGCTGTAAAAGCTATTATTGATACGAAGAACCGTAGTAGTGTTGTGAAAAACCATACAGCAACTCACTTGTTGCACCAAGCATTAAAAGATGTACTTGGAACGCATGTTAACCAAGCTGGTTCTCTTGTAACATCAGAACGTCTACGCTTTGACTTCTCTCACTTCGGTCAAGTACAAGCTGACGAATTAGAAAAAATTGAGCGTATTGTAAACGAAAAAATTTGGGAAAGTATTGATGTTGAGATTTCTCAAAAAGCAATTGAAGAAGCAAAAGAAATGGGTGCAATGGCATTATTCGGTGAAAAATACGGAGATGTTGTACGAGTTGTTCAAGTAGGTGATTACAGCTTAGAGCTTTGCGGTGGTTGTCACGTTGATAACACAGCATCTATCGGTATTTTCAAAATCGTTGCTGAGTCTGGTATTGGAGCAGGAACACGTCGTATTGAGGCAGTGACAGGTAAATCTGCATACGAACTAATGAACGATCAAGTAGGTTTATTAAAAGAAGCTGCAGGCAAAATGAAAACAAATCCGAAAGATATTTTAACAAGAGTAGATGGTCTGTTTGCTGAAGTAAAACAACTTCAGAAAGAGAATGAATCTCTTGCTGCGAAATTAAGCAATATTGAAGCTGGAAACTTAACAGATTCAGTTGTGACAGTGGACGGAGTAAATGTATTAGCAACAAAAGTAAATGTTGCAGATATGAATAACTTGCGTACAATGATGGATGACTTAAAGAATAAACTTGAATCTGCGGTTGTTGTATTAGCAGCTGTAAATGATGATAAAGTGAATATCCTAGCAGGTGTAACGAAAGATTTAATTAGTCAAGGTTACCATGCAGGTAAACTTGTGAAAGAAGTTGCTTCTCGTTGTGGCGGCGGTGGTGGTGGCCGTCCTGATATGGCTCAAGCAGGTGGTAAAAACCCAGCGCAAGTGGATGAAGCTTTAGCATTTGTAGAAGAGTACGTTAAATCTGTTTCAAAATAA
- a CDS encoding AI-2E family transporter gives MKNLKIIWIYRLGLLLLVFLCLLVFLKIKPLWAPIIFVFKVAITPFFIACFIAYLLHPLIEKLHKEGMPRTLAILLIYILFFGGLGYGIYKGTPVVISQLQEINKQFPQFMKMYDSWMDGVTEQTDNFPSFIHEKVKQIFVGIEMKIQTLLNKVMSTARGVLDSLLIIFLIPFIVFYILKDYEEFYYIFWKMVPSKWRSTGQVLAKEIDKSLGSYIRGQLFVCLVLGGVSALAFWFIGMKYPLLLGIIVGVTDIIPYFGPILGAIPTLMIAATISTNLFIKAGIALAILQFVESNILSPYIVGKSLRMHPVIIMLALLIGGEIGGIVGLLIAVPILAVIRTVVVHIKPLWKH, from the coding sequence TTGAAGAATCTTAAAATTATTTGGATCTATCGATTAGGATTATTGCTATTAGTGTTTCTATGTTTACTCGTTTTTTTAAAAATCAAGCCATTATGGGCGCCAATTATATTTGTTTTTAAAGTAGCGATTACACCATTTTTTATTGCTTGTTTCATTGCGTATTTACTGCATCCCTTAATTGAAAAATTACATAAAGAAGGAATGCCGCGTACACTTGCTATTTTGCTTATTTATATTCTTTTTTTCGGTGGTCTCGGATATGGGATCTATAAAGGGACACCGGTTGTAATTAGCCAGCTGCAAGAAATTAATAAGCAATTTCCGCAGTTTATGAAAATGTATGATTCGTGGATGGATGGTGTGACAGAACAGACGGACAATTTTCCATCGTTTATACATGAGAAAGTAAAGCAAATATTTGTCGGCATTGAAATGAAGATACAAACACTTTTAAATAAAGTGATGAGTACAGCGCGTGGTGTACTCGATTCGTTGCTCATCATTTTCTTAATTCCGTTTATTGTATTTTACATACTGAAAGATTACGAAGAGTTTTATTATATCTTTTGGAAGATGGTTCCGAGTAAATGGCGTAGCACAGGGCAAGTACTGGCAAAAGAAATTGATAAGTCGTTAGGGAGTTATATTCGCGGGCAGTTATTCGTTTGTTTAGTTTTAGGAGGGGTGTCTGCACTTGCTTTTTGGTTTATCGGTATGAAGTATCCTTTACTGCTTGGCATTATTGTTGGAGTGACTGATATAATCCCATACTTTGGTCCGATTTTAGGAGCGATTCCGACATTGATGATTGCAGCGACGATATCCACGAATCTTTTCATTAAAGCGGGTATTGCACTTGCTATTTTGCAATTTGTTGAAAGTAACATTCTCTCTCCGTATATTGTTGGGAAATCGTTACGTATGCACCCTGTTATTATTATGCTGGCTCTGTTGATTGGAGGAGAAATAGGTGGAATCGTAGGTCTTTTAATAGCAGTTCCTATTTTAGCGGTGATTCGAACAGTCGTTGTTCATATAAAGCCACTATGGAAACATTGA
- a CDS encoding YrzQ family protein, translating to MNVRNSLIALGIGAAAYQYARKQDVFSKRNMKRARKMIKSYL from the coding sequence TTGAACGTACGCAATTCACTAATCGCATTAGGTATCGGAGCTGCGGCATATCAATATGCACGTAAACAAGACGTGTTTTCTAAACGCAATATGAAAAGAGCACGTAAAATGATTAAGTCTTATTTATAA
- a CDS encoding ATP-dependent RecD-like DNA helicase, whose translation MGNQHAMDLFEEEQKFIKAQVLHTIFHNEENLYSVVSMKIIETNETYDEKKVMINGHFPRMHEDEVFTLTGHFRDHPKYGKQYLVETFKKELPQTKTGMVQYLASDLFKGIGKRTAEKIVDHLGEHAISKIMDDPSALEGVVNKQKAQEIYDTIIEHQGLEKVMSFLNGYGFGTKLSIKIYQQYKEMTLEVIRNNPYQLIEEVDGIGFGRADDIGRALGISGNHNDRVRAGCFYTLENVSLQDGHVFMGKDQLVQETMLLLNKQEGIVTEEDVVQCIEMMQGEGKVIIEDERIYLASLFYSEKGVVKSIRRLMNQEETPSFPEAEVLLTLGKIEEQLKVQYAPLQQEAIQTALHKPMMLLTGGPGTGKTTVIKGIVEMYASLHGLSLNPKDYSDDNPFSILLTAPTGRAAKRMSESTGLPACTIHRLLGWTPEGSFQRSETDPVQGKLLIIDEFSMVDIWLANQLFKSLPTNIQVIIVGDEDQLPSVGPGQVLKDLLDAGAIPTVKLTEIYRQAEGSSVIQLAHAIKNGTLPPDLAQNKKDRSFIGCSGTQIVEVVKQVCENAKTKGFSARDVQVLAPMYRGPAGINVLNEALQEVFNPKKEKSREIAYGDVVYRVGDKVLQLVNQPESQVFNGDIGEIVSVFYAKENVEKQDMVVVSFDGIEVTYIKPDLNQITHAYCCSIHKSQGSEFPIVIMPIVKSYYRMLRRNLIYTGITRSKKFLIICGEESAFQSGVNRLDDSMRQTTLAGRLQESKGELQMVTIDGQEMDVENISPYDFM comes from the coding sequence ATGGGAAACCAACATGCGATGGATTTGTTTGAGGAAGAGCAAAAATTTATAAAAGCACAAGTTCTTCATACCATTTTCCACAACGAAGAAAACCTCTATTCCGTTGTCAGTATGAAAATCATTGAAACAAATGAAACATACGACGAAAAAAAAGTGATGATAAATGGTCACTTTCCCCGTATGCATGAAGATGAAGTATTTACATTGACAGGTCACTTTAGGGACCACCCAAAGTACGGAAAGCAATATTTAGTTGAAACATTTAAAAAAGAATTGCCTCAAACAAAAACAGGTATGGTGCAATATTTAGCGAGTGATTTGTTTAAAGGGATTGGAAAACGGACGGCAGAAAAGATTGTTGATCATCTCGGGGAGCATGCAATTTCTAAAATTATGGACGATCCATCTGCGTTAGAAGGTGTTGTAAACAAGCAGAAAGCGCAAGAAATATACGACACGATTATTGAACACCAAGGTCTTGAAAAGGTTATGAGCTTTTTAAATGGTTATGGTTTTGGAACGAAGCTCTCGATTAAGATTTATCAGCAATATAAAGAAATGACGCTTGAGGTAATTCGGAACAATCCGTACCAGCTTATTGAGGAAGTAGATGGTATTGGATTTGGAAGAGCAGATGATATAGGACGAGCGCTTGGTATATCAGGGAATCATAATGACCGTGTACGTGCTGGATGTTTCTATACGCTAGAGAATGTTTCACTGCAAGATGGGCACGTATTTATGGGAAAAGACCAACTTGTTCAAGAAACGATGTTACTTTTGAATAAGCAAGAGGGCATTGTGACAGAAGAAGATGTAGTGCAGTGTATTGAAATGATGCAAGGAGAAGGGAAAGTTATTATCGAAGACGAACGTATTTATTTGGCTTCTTTGTTTTATTCTGAAAAGGGTGTCGTCAAATCAATTCGTCGTCTCATGAATCAAGAAGAGACACCTTCATTTCCTGAAGCAGAAGTGCTATTAACACTAGGGAAAATTGAAGAGCAGCTAAAAGTACAATACGCACCGCTTCAGCAAGAAGCAATTCAAACTGCACTTCATAAACCGATGATGTTATTAACCGGTGGACCTGGTACAGGGAAGACAACGGTTATTAAAGGAATTGTTGAAATGTATGCTTCCTTGCATGGTTTATCATTAAATCCGAAGGATTACAGTGATGATAATCCGTTTTCGATTTTGTTAACAGCTCCAACAGGCCGTGCTGCGAAGAGAATGAGTGAGTCGACAGGGCTTCCTGCTTGTACAATTCATCGCTTACTTGGCTGGACGCCAGAAGGATCGTTCCAGCGCAGTGAAACGGATCCGGTGCAAGGGAAGTTGCTTATTATCGATGAGTTTTCAATGGTTGATATTTGGCTTGCAAATCAATTGTTTAAATCATTACCAACAAATATTCAAGTAATTATTGTAGGTGATGAAGATCAATTGCCGTCTGTAGGACCTGGACAAGTATTGAAAGATTTATTAGATGCGGGTGCGATTCCGACAGTGAAGTTAACAGAGATTTACCGTCAAGCAGAAGGATCATCCGTTATTCAGCTTGCACATGCGATAAAAAATGGCACGCTACCACCGGACTTAGCACAAAATAAAAAAGATCGTTCGTTTATTGGTTGCTCAGGTACTCAAATTGTTGAGGTTGTAAAACAAGTATGTGAAAACGCGAAAACGAAAGGGTTTAGCGCAAGAGATGTACAAGTGTTAGCGCCTATGTATCGTGGTCCGGCAGGGATTAATGTGTTGAATGAGGCACTTCAAGAAGTGTTTAATCCGAAAAAAGAAAAAAGTAGAGAAATTGCCTACGGTGATGTTGTGTATCGTGTTGGTGATAAAGTCTTGCAACTCGTCAATCAACCAGAAAGCCAAGTGTTTAATGGTGATATTGGAGAAATTGTTTCTGTCTTTTATGCAAAAGAGAATGTGGAAAAACAAGATATGGTTGTCGTTTCATTTGATGGGATTGAAGTAACGTATATAAAGCCAGATTTAAATCAAATTACACATGCGTATTGTTGTTCAATTCATAAGTCCCAAGGAAGTGAGTTCCCAATTGTAATCATGCCGATTGTAAAGAGTTATTATCGTATGTTGCGTCGTAATTTAATTTATACAGGTATTACGAGAAGTAAAAAGTTTTTAATTATTTGCGGGGAAGAATCAGCTTTTCAATCTGGTGTGAATCGTCTTGATGATTCAATGCGACAAACAACGTTAGCTGGTCGCTTGCAGGAATCAAAAGGGGAATTGCAAATGGTTACGATTGATGGTCAGGAGATGGATGTGGAAAACATTTCACCGTATGATTTTATGTAG
- a CDS encoding tetratricopeptide repeat protein, with product MSNKLEAGIQYMQEGNWEEAAKNFTEAIEENPKDPLGYINFANLLDVLGDSERAILFYKRALELDEKSATAYYGLGSIYYSQEQFKEANEMFEQAMQAGLQSADVTFMLGMTHVQLGNDRLALPFLQRAAELDEMDVEAVFQCGLCFARLEHIQYAKPYFEKVLQMDEEHADAYYNLGVTYVFEENNEKALALFKKATEIQPDHFLAGNGIRLLEQEAE from the coding sequence ATGTCAAATAAGCTTGAAGCAGGCATTCAATATATGCAAGAAGGAAACTGGGAAGAGGCAGCTAAAAACTTTACAGAAGCAATTGAAGAAAATCCGAAAGATCCACTTGGATACATTAATTTTGCGAATTTATTAGATGTATTGGGCGATAGTGAGCGTGCGATTTTATTTTATAAACGTGCCTTAGAACTAGATGAAAAATCAGCTACTGCCTATTATGGTCTTGGAAGCATATATTATAGTCAAGAGCAATTTAAAGAAGCGAACGAAATGTTTGAGCAAGCGATGCAAGCTGGCTTACAATCAGCAGATGTGACATTTATGCTTGGAATGACACATGTACAGCTTGGAAATGATCGTCTCGCGCTGCCATTTTTACAAAGGGCTGCGGAATTAGATGAGATGGATGTGGAAGCAGTATTCCAATGCGGATTATGCTTTGCACGATTAGAACATATTCAATACGCAAAACCTTATTTTGAAAAGGTATTACAAATGGACGAAGAGCATGCAGATGCGTATTATAATTTAGGTGTTACTTACGTATTTGAAGAAAATAATGAGAAAGCACTTGCTTTATTTAAGAAGGCGACTGAAATTCAGCCAGATCACTTCTTAGCGGGGAACGGCATTCGTTTATTAGAGCAAGAAGCTGAATAA
- the mnmA gene encoding tRNA 2-thiouridine(34) synthase MnmA: MNKLPHETRVVIGMSGGVDSSVAALLLKEQGYDVIGIFMKNWDDTDENGVCTATEDYNDVIEVCNQIGIPYYAVNFEKQYWDKVFTYFLDEYRAGRTPNPDVMCNKEIKFKAFLEHAIALGADYVATGHYARVACIDGEYKMLRGVDDNKDQTYFLNQLSQEQLSKTMFPLGELKKPQIREMAKAAGLATAAKKDSTGICFIGERNFKDFLSNYLPAQPGVMQTLSGEVKGKHDGLMYYTIGQRHGLGIGGNGDPWFAVGKNLKENILYVDQGFHNELLYGDEVIATNVGWVSNRTKEKEFKCTAKFRYRQEDNKVTVQIVDDNTVRILCDEPIRAITPGQAVVFYDGDECLGGATIDEVYRSGKKLDYLG, translated from the coding sequence ATGAACAAACTACCTCACGAAACGCGCGTTGTCATCGGGATGTCCGGTGGCGTCGATTCATCTGTAGCGGCTCTTTTATTAAAAGAGCAAGGTTATGATGTAATCGGGATTTTTATGAAAAACTGGGATGATACAGATGAAAATGGTGTCTGTACAGCAACGGAAGATTATAATGATGTAATCGAAGTATGTAACCAAATCGGTATCCCATATTATGCAGTAAACTTTGAAAAACAATATTGGGATAAAGTATTCACGTACTTTTTAGATGAGTACCGAGCTGGTCGTACGCCAAACCCAGATGTAATGTGTAACAAAGAGATTAAATTTAAAGCCTTTTTAGAGCATGCAATCGCGCTTGGTGCGGATTATGTAGCAACAGGTCATTATGCACGTGTTGCTTGTATCGATGGCGAATATAAAATGCTTCGCGGCGTTGATGATAATAAAGATCAAACTTACTTCTTAAATCAGTTAAGTCAAGAGCAACTATCAAAAACGATGTTCCCACTTGGTGAGTTAAAGAAACCGCAAATTCGTGAAATGGCGAAAGCAGCTGGTTTAGCAACAGCTGCGAAAAAAGATAGTACAGGTATTTGCTTTATCGGTGAGCGTAACTTTAAAGATTTCTTAAGTAACTACTTACCAGCTCAGCCAGGTGTGATGCAAACACTATCTGGCGAAGTAAAAGGGAAACATGACGGTTTAATGTATTATACAATTGGACAACGTCATGGTCTTGGTATTGGTGGTAATGGTGATCCTTGGTTCGCTGTTGGGAAAAACTTGAAAGAAAATATTTTATATGTTGATCAAGGATTCCATAATGAGCTTCTATACGGTGATGAAGTCATTGCTACAAATGTAGGATGGGTAAGCAATAGAACGAAAGAAAAGGAATTTAAATGCACTGCAAAATTCCGTTATCGTCAAGAGGATAACAAAGTAACGGTTCAAATCGTTGATGATAATACCGTTCGCATTCTTTGTGATGAACCAATTCGTGCGATTACGCCAGGGCAAGCAGTTGTTTTCTATGATGGAGATGAATGTCTGGGCGGTGCTACAATTGATGAAGTATATCGTAGTGGTAAGAAATTAGATTATTTAGGATAA
- a CDS encoding cysteine desulfurase family protein gives MERIYLDHAATSPAHPEVVEKMIPYMTEIFGNPSSIHFYGRQTRHAVDEARRTCARSINANPNEIIFTSGGTEADNLALLGVARANRNKGKHIITTQIEHHAILHTCEVLEREGFEVTYLPVDETGRVRVFDVKEALTDETILVSIMFGNNEVGTVQPIAEIGELLKEHHAYFHTDAVQAYGLTAIDVKDMGIDLLSISAHKINGPKGVGFLYASTQVKFEPLLTGGEQERKRRAGTENVPSIVGLQHAVLLAEKTREQKIAQYEEFKDIMVSVFQKEDITFEVNGNLEYSLLHVFNVSFTGMDIEPFLVNLDLAGIAVSSGSACTAGSIDPSHVLVAMFGKDSDQIRSSVRFSFGLGNTKEQVEKAAYETVKIVKRLTQN, from the coding sequence ATGGAACGCATTTACTTAGATCATGCTGCGACATCTCCGGCTCACCCAGAAGTAGTCGAAAAGATGATTCCATATATGACAGAGATATTTGGTAATCCGTCTAGTATTCATTTTTATGGACGTCAAACGCGCCATGCTGTAGATGAAGCAAGACGCACATGTGCACGCAGCATTAATGCAAATCCAAATGAAATTATTTTTACAAGCGGTGGTACAGAGGCTGATAATTTAGCACTTTTAGGTGTAGCACGTGCAAACCGCAATAAGGGAAAACATATTATTACGACGCAAATCGAACATCACGCTATTTTGCATACATGTGAAGTGTTAGAACGAGAAGGCTTCGAAGTTACGTATTTACCGGTTGATGAAACGGGCCGCGTTCGAGTTTTTGATGTGAAAGAGGCGTTAACAGATGAAACGATTCTTGTATCTATTATGTTTGGGAATAATGAAGTTGGAACGGTTCAACCGATTGCGGAAATTGGAGAACTGTTAAAAGAACATCACGCTTATTTTCACACGGATGCTGTACAAGCCTATGGTTTAACAGCAATTGATGTAAAAGACATGGGCATTGATTTATTATCTATTTCTGCTCATAAAATCAATGGTCCAAAAGGTGTTGGTTTTTTATATGCTAGCACGCAAGTGAAATTTGAGCCGTTATTAACGGGCGGAGAACAAGAGCGAAAACGTCGTGCAGGTACTGAAAACGTACCTAGTATTGTTGGACTTCAGCATGCTGTTTTGCTTGCTGAAAAAACACGTGAGCAAAAAATTGCCCAATATGAAGAGTTTAAGGATATAATGGTATCTGTCTTTCAAAAAGAAGACATTACTTTCGAGGTAAACGGAAACTTAGAATATAGCTTACTGCATGTGTTTAATGTAAGTTTTACAGGAATGGATATTGAGCCGTTTCTTGTAAATTTAGATTTAGCAGGTATTGCAGTATCGAGTGGTTCTGCATGTACTGCTGGCTCTATTGATCCATCACATGTATTAGTGGCGATGTTTGGAAAAGACTCCGATCAAATACGTTCATCCGTACGTTTTAGTTTTGGGCTTGGGAATACGAAAGAACAAGTGGAAAAAGCGGCGTACGAAACAGTGAAAATCGTGAAGCGATTAACACAAAATTAG
- the cymR gene encoding cysteine metabolism transcriptional regulator CymR produces the protein MKISTKGRYGLTIMIDLAKKFGEGPISLKSIAQAHDLSEHYLEQLISPLRNARLVKSTRGAYGGYVLSDQPANITAGDVIRVLEGPISVVEMIEEEEPAQRQLWMRVRDAVQEVLDSTTLEDLVRYEEENHGGYMFYI, from the coding sequence ATGAAAATTTCAACGAAAGGCCGTTATGGCTTAACAATTATGATTGATCTTGCGAAAAAGTTTGGTGAGGGTCCGATTTCTTTAAAATCAATTGCGCAAGCGCATGACTTATCTGAACATTACTTAGAGCAACTAATCTCTCCGCTTCGTAATGCTCGTCTTGTAAAAAGTACGCGCGGTGCATATGGCGGTTATGTATTATCCGATCAACCAGCTAATATTACAGCAGGGGATGTAATTCGCGTGTTAGAAGGTCCGATTAGCGTTGTTGAAATGATAGAAGAGGAAGAACCAGCACAGCGCCAATTATGGATGCGTGTTCGTGATGCGGTACAAGAAGTATTAGATAGTACAACTTTAGAAGATTTAGTACGCTATGAGGAAGAAAATCATGGGGGTTATATGTTTTACATTTAA